One Solanum pennellii chromosome 9, SPENNV200 DNA segment encodes these proteins:
- the LOC107030763 gene encoding uncharacterized protein LOC107030763, translating into MEEFRPSFRCSDDRRLEIVSGKGFNINQVNRARSPDLAGVTSKGTWPSQVAAAPPSNKPWGFNDPEMKRRKRIAKYKVYTIEGKVKTSIRNGLRWFKNKCSEIIHGY; encoded by the exons ATGGAAGAGTTCCGGCCGAGTTTCCGGTGTTCCGATGACCGGAGATTGGAGATCGTTAGCGGAAAGGGGTTCAACATCAACCAG GTAAATCGGGCTCGGTCACCGGATCTGGCTGGGGTAACGAGCAAGGGGACGTGGCCGAGTCAGGTGGCAGCAGCACCACCGTCGAATAAGCCATGGGGATTCAATGATCCAGAGATGAAGAGACGAAAGAGAATAGCTAAGTACAAAGTTTACACTATTGAAGGAAAGGTCAAAACTTCAATTAGAAATGGACTAAGATGGTTCAAAAATAAATGCTCTGAAATCATCCATGGATATTGA